The Aquila chrysaetos chrysaetos chromosome 19, bAquChr1.4, whole genome shotgun sequence genome includes a region encoding these proteins:
- the TYR gene encoding tyrosinase isoform X2 produces the protein MLSCCSVRMSLFAMGFLLVILQPSTGQFPRACANTPSLLRKECCPPWDGDGSPCGELSRRGSCQNILLSQAPLGPQFPFSGVDDREDWPSVFYNRTCKCEGNFMGFSCGECKFGFSGSNCTERRLRTRRNIFQLTTSEKDKFLAYLNLAKNTPSQDYVIATGTYSQMNNGSNPMFRNINVYDLFVWMHYYASRDTLLGGSNVWRDIDFAHEAPGFLPWHRVFLLMWEREIQKITGDENFTIPYWDWRDAEDCVVCTDEYMGGRHPTNPNLLSPASFFFSWQVICTRSEEYNSQQALCNATSEGPILRNPGNNDKSRTPRLPSSAEVEFCLSLTQYESGSMDKMANYSFRNTLEGFADPRTAISNISQSGLHNALHIYMNGSMSQVQGSANDPVFVLHHAFVDRYALQSAQGNNKGGVNPLKLEGAAAQAVKARAHSPT, from the exons atgctctcctgctgctctgtgagGATGTCGCTGTTTGCCATGGGTTTTCTGCTAGTCATCCTTCAGCCATCCACGGGGCAGTTCCCCAGAGCCTGTGCAAACACACCGAGCTTGCTGAGGAAGGAGTGCTGTCCCCCCTGGGATGGAGACGGGTCCCCTTGTGGGGAGCTTTCCAGAAGAGGGTCCTGCCAGAACATCCTTCTCTCTCAGGCTCCCCTGGGACCACAGTTCCCTTTCTCTGGAGTGGATGACAGAGAGGACTGGCCCTCCGTATTTTACAACCGGACGTGTAAATGCGAAGGCAACTTCATGGGATTCAGCTGTGGGGAGTGCAAGTTTGGTTTCTCGGGAAGCAATTGCACTGAAAGACGACTGAGAACGAGAAGAAATATCTTCCAGCTCACCACCAGTGAGAAGGACAAGTTTCTTGCCTACCTCAACTTGGCAAAGAACACCCCTAGCCAGGACTATGTTATTGCTACTGGGACATACTCTCAGATGAACAACGGCTCCAACCCCATGTTCAGAAACATCAACGTGTATGATCTCTTTGTGTGGATGCATTATTACGCCTCTCGAGACACACTCTTAGGTGGGTCCAATGTGTGGCGGGACATTGATTTTGCCCACGAAGCCCCTGGTTTTCTGCCTTGGCATCGGGTCTTTCTGCTGATGTGGGAACGTGAGATCCAGAAGATAACAGGTGATGAGAACTTCACCATCCCCTACTGGGACTGGAGAGATGCAGAGGACTGTGTGGTCTGCACTGATGAATACATGGGTGGCAGACATCCCACCAACCCTAATTTACTCAGCCCtgcatcatttttcttctcGTGGCAG GTAATTTGTACTCGATCTGAAGAGTACAACAGCCAACAGGCTTTATGCAATGCCACAAGTGAGGGGCCTATACTGCGAAATCCTGGGAACAATGATAAATCAAGGACCCCAAGGCTCCCATCCTCAGCTGAAGTTGAATTTTGCCTATCACTGACTCAGTATGAATCTGGATCCATGGATAAAATGGCCAATTACAGTTTCCGAAACACTTTGGAAG GCTTTGCTGATCCACGGACTGCAATATCAAACATATCTCAAAGCGGTTTGCATAATGCACTTCACATCTACATGAATGGCTCCATGTCCCAAGTACAAGGCTCTGCAAATGATCCTGTCTTTGTACTACACCATGCATTTGTTGACAG